The following coding sequences are from one Salmo trutta chromosome 36, fSalTru1.1, whole genome shotgun sequence window:
- the LOC115175828 gene encoding uncharacterized protein LOC115175828 isoform X3 produces the protein MKLFCVTCDQLTCRDCQLTFHKEHKYQFAQDALPEQRKCLQYLLETVRMQRGTVQQNLQDLDGRLSDLEDLQESVRTEVKDILKGIWSVLVKRAMQLSKEMQDHCWKESECVTERQVHLRKLGERQKYVLAFTEKALKSEDHTSLLSCKRWVDKKSNLRSKIHSELQGVLAKNPSAVSTMKELKLHCGQDIHQTVGCFGEIVTKEVPFARLNLRKTLVGPIQINPPKFSLEQQRNSRASSTLSPSSQETSSTSAGNVPLSRRQPTLMHSLSCPPSSPYPHEPERLSFYHFSPDSRGPSLQALSSSCSDSPLSLSSTSAVNATDPQRCAVNTENDDSSSLSGIALDTPVPYHGYQGGSSKSDLMVELVSRAFHVKRKAGDENVGPQIKRSCLQPLKVPADSSCEKVPPIGAEKQAGDVAVTVVMEREATPNITDQNATAPVYRQEATKASGSRQSNLVVGRSVKTVNQVGLAPFTLPVTGNSVTWGMSPANATLFPGTVNTPPSFGCVRAVPPYLVLSKCAPVSGPTGAVNRLDNGSLVFIRNDVPFFNMLSYVRGGENQVLAAPVPGGLRPPCLPDPASPKSPMEAPQSQSTGPKYPIIILRRVKNNISTVQDTKQPAQNGTAQSGLCRKDEAASTLLVHTANTQADSVQMETAQTDVDLIQADPNPTVFVMEESTEKDIVHNKTAQPHFVQNETSQAELVQTTSDQTVLFQNKTAQMEIVPVQVVGIEEEQTLRPVTGPMESVRTDMLDPAQTVPVQINLVHSNTVQSDIVRTDQTYVVNLSTQVSGITIKEEPPATDILSVTGLMEHIGVIMPDTRPTETVQTDPVHTQIVNVAEIVQNDFFQPETVQTDSAFIETVQTDSAFIETVQTDSDRAETLQNEVVQSNFNKTETVQTDPVLTEPVYAVQTDTVQMEPVHSETVLTGVVQTATLQRDLTLTDCTEIIQTDMSTTNEVSTNDTVNVVSVPSCTQEVELDLINDFCSPIEEEDDNMADFDVSAADSIEETGCQVSVGLNNRFPQVSLLWMPILDAYVGVPPTRFRLLAGIKGKQTVVQVIQTDAPQPESPCSSMSSPGSLRSTHQLRPFLVRRKHCTACRKSGNLTLCVVCGRGFHRECHIPPIYSLSTERWQCMLCRDLSDLALLQDYSETDGELCMSPPDQMRCERLLLALLCRKRSVFLYRPAKLSSRPSHYIDITMIQGRLLRKLVPPYCTPSEFVSDVWLLLHIQLKRVKSVDRLQACFEKELGKTFEGTLHPSLLVNPHQGEAERNAEQEGDKEKVTMRKNPRPLEVERAGKKISRRTQ, from the exons ATGAAGCTTTTCTGTGTGACTTGTGATCAGCTGACTTGCCGTGATTGTCAGCTAACCTTCCACAAGGAGCACAA GTACCAGTTCGCCCAGGATGCTTTACCAGAGCAGAGGAAATGCTTACAGTATCTACTCGAGACTGTGAGGATGCAGAGAGGGACTGTGCAACAGAACCTACAGGACCTGGATGGACG GCTGTCTGACTTGGAGGATCTGCAGGAGAGTGTGAGGACAGAGGTCAAGGATATCCTCAAGGGCATCTGGAGTGTCCTGGTGAAGAGGGCCATGCAGCTTTCAAAGGAAATGCAG GATCACTGTTGGAAGGAGAGTGAGtgtgtcacagagagacaggttcATCTTAGGAAGCTGGGAGAGAGGCAGAAGTATGTGTTGGCCTTCACGGAGAAAGCCCTGAAGAGTGAGGATCACACCTCCCTGCTATCCTGCAAAAGATGGGTAGATAAAAAGTCCAATCTAAGATCAAAG ATCCACTCTGAGCTGCAAGGTGTTCTAGCCAAAAACCCCAGCGCAGTGTCTACAATGAAGGAGCTGAAGCTCCATTGTGGCCAGGACATCCACCAAACCGTTGGATGTTTTG GGGAAATTGTGACTAAGGAGGTCCCGTTTGCTCGGTTAAACCTGAGAAAGACTCTGGTTGGTCCCATTCAAATCAATCCTCCCAAATTTTCTCTGGAACAGCAGAGAAACAGCAGAGCATCCTCAACATTGTCACCTTCATCCCAGGAAACCTCCAGTACGTCAGCGGGAAATGTTCCCCTCTCCCGACGTCAACCAACACTAATGCACTCGCTTTCTTGCCCCCCATCCTCCCCCTATCCCCATGAACCAGAGAGACTGTCATTTTACCACTTTTCCCCTGACTCTCGCGGACCCTCTTTACAGGCACTATCCTCTTCCTGCTCTGACAGCCCTCTGTCCTTGTCCTCTACGTCTGCTGTGAATGCAACAGATCCCCAGCGATGTGCTGTAAACACGGAAAACGATGACAGCTCGTCATTATCAGGGATTGCACTGGACACCCCTGTCCCATATCACGGGTATCAGGGTGGCTCCTCAAAGTCTGACCTGATGGTGGAACTTGTTTCCCGGGCCTTTCATGTCAAAAGGAAAGCGGGGGATGAAAATGTGGGTCCTCAAATTAAACGAAGTTGTTTGCAGCCCTTGAAGGTACCAGCGGACTCCTCCTGTGAGAAGGTTCCCCCTATAGGTGCTGAAAAGCAGGCTGGGGATGTGGCTGTTACcgttgtcatggaaagagaagctACACCCAACATTACGGACCAGAATGCAACGGCTCCAGTGTACAGACAAGAAGCTACTAAGGCTTCAGGCAGCCGTCAATCAAATCTGGTTGTTGGCAGGAGTGTCAAGACGGTCAATCAGGTGGGTTTAGCTCCcttcacactccctgtcactgGAAACTCTGTCACTTGGGGCATGTCACCAGCTAATGCCACTCTTTTTCCTGGCACTGTGAACACTCCCCCCAGCTTTGGATGTGTAAGGGCTGTCCCCCCATACTTGGTTTTGTCTAAATGCGCTCCAGTTTCTGGTCCCACTGGCGCTGTGAACAGGCTTGACAATGGAAGCCTGGTCTTCATTCGTAATGACGTGCCCTTTTTCAACATGTTGAGCTATGTTAGAGGAGGTGAAAACCAAGTGCTAGCTGCTCCTGTCCCAGGAGGACTCCGCCCACCATGTCTGCCAGACCCCGCCTCTCCAAAGAGCCCTATG GAAGCTCCTCAGTCACAGTCCACTGGTCCAAAATATCCAATAATAATTTTACGACGGGTAAAGAATAATATTTCAACAGTCCAGGACACCAAGCAGCCCGCCCAGAATGGCACTGCTCAGTCAGGATTGTGCAGAAAGGATGAAGCCGCCTCCACTCTCCTCGTACACACTGCTAATACCCAGGCAGACTCTGTACAAATGGAAACTGCTCAGACAGACGTTGACCTCATCCAGGCAGACCCAAATCCGACAGTCTTTGTCATGGAAGAATCCACGGAGAAAGACATTGTCCATAATAAAACTGCCCAGCCACACTTTGTCCAGAATGAGACCAGCCAGGCCGAACTTGTCCAGACTACATCTGACCAGACGGTACTTTTCCAGAATAAAACAGCCCAGATGGAAATTGTTCCTGTTCAAGTAGTTGGAATCGAGGAGGAACAAACATTACGGCCAGTTACAGGCCCAATGGAGTCTGTGAGGACAGACATGCTTGACCCTGCCCAAACTGTGCCTGTCCAGATTAACCTTGTGCATTCTAACACTGTCCAAAGCGACATTGTGCGTACTGACCAGACCTATGTTGTCAACTTAAGCACACAAGTATCTGGGATCACGATCAAGGAAGAACCGCCAGCCACAGACATCTTATCAGTTACAGGGCTAATGGAACACATCGGAGTGATCATGCCTGACACACGACCTACTGAAACTGTCCAGACTGACCCTGTCCACACACAAATTGTTAATGTGGCTGAAATTGTGCAAAATGATTTTTTCCAGCCTGAAACGGTGCAGACGGACTCTGCCTTCATTGAAACGGTGCAGACGGACTCTGCCTTCATTGAAACGGTGCAGACGGACTCTGACAGGGCAGAAACCCTGCAGAATGAAGTTGTCCAATCAAACTTCAATAAGACTGAAACCGTGCAGACAGACCCTGTCCTGACTGAACCGGTTTATGCAGTCCAGACAGACACTGTGCAGATGGAACCAGTCCACAGTGAAACTGTCCTCACCGGCGTTGTGCAGACTGCGACTCTGCAGAGGGACCTAACCCTAACTGACTGCACAGAGATTATTCAGACAGACATGTCAACCACCAATGAGGTATCCACAAATGACACTGTCAATGTGGTCAGTGTCCCCAGCTGCACTCAGGAAGTTGAACTTGACCTCATCAATGATTTCTGCTCTCCGATAGAG GAGGAAGATGACAATATGGCTGATTTTGATGTCAGTGCTGCTGACAGTATTGAAGAGACTGGGTGCCAGGTGTCTGTTGGGCTTAATAACAG ATTTCCGCAGGTGTCTTTGCTTTGGATGCCCATCCTTGACGCCTATGTTGGCGTCCCGCCAACCCGCTTCCGCCTCCTCGCAGGGATCAAAGGGAAGCAAACTGTCGTTCAGGTGATCCAGACGGACGCGCCG CAACCAGAGTCTCCTTGCTCCTCCATGTCGAGCCCAGGCAGTCTGAGGAGCACCCACCAGCTACGCCCCTTCCTGGTCAGGAGGAAACACTGCACAGCATGTAGGAAGTCAGGGAATCTCACCCTGTGTGTCGTGTGTGGACGGGGCTTCCACAGGGAGTGTCACATTCCACCCATCTATTCCTTATCGAC TGAGCGCTGGCAGTGTATGCTGTGCCGGGACCTCTCTGATCTGGCGTTGCTGCAGGACTACAGTGAGACCGACGGGGAACTGTGTATGAGCCCTCCTGACCAAATG AGATGTGAGCGCTTACTACTCGCCCTTTTATGCAGAAAGCGCAGCGTTTTCCTCTACAGACCAGCCAAG CTCTCTTCCCGGCCTTCTCACTACATTGACATCACCATGATTCAGGGACGGTTGCTACGGAAACTGGTCCCCCCTTACTGCACCCCGTCGGAATTTGTGTCCGATGTCTGGCTTCTcctccacatacagttgaagcgCGTGAAG TCAGTGGACCGACTTCAGGCATGTTTTGAGAAGGAGCTGGGCAAAACGTTTGAGGGGACCCTGCACCCTTCGCTGCTCGTCAATCCCCACCAAGGGGAGGCGGAGAGGAATGCGGAACAGGAGGGGGACAAGGAGAAAGTGACCATGAGGAAGAATCCGAGACCTCTCGAGGTAGAGCGTGCAGGCAAAAAGATTTCACGCAGGACTCAATGA
- the LOC115175828 gene encoding uncharacterized protein LOC115175828 isoform X1, with protein MVSPRADRGTTSPVTVRPLCPLDGCGLCCTELKPDRNPQLLPCLHSVCRECVPLSDFKTECPVCGRQYTSSEIIDNPFLPSFPTDSKPWCGGCDEPVVCGWCVECGEPLCSDCVAAHKRVKLIRNHNVLPQLPPGFSRTALCPIHKREQMKLFCVTCDQLTCRDCQLTFHKEHKYQFAQDALPEQRKCLQYLLETVRMQRGTVQQNLQDLDGRLSDLEDLQESVRTEVKDILKGIWSVLVKRAMQLSKEMQDHCWKESECVTERQVHLRKLGERQKYVLAFTEKALKSEDHTSLLSCKRWVDKKSNLRSKIHSELQGVLAKNPSAVSTMKELKLHCGQDIHQTVGCFGEIVTKEVPFARLNLRKTLVGPIQINPPKFSLEQQRNSRASSTLSPSSQETSSTSAGNVPLSRRQPTLMHSLSCPPSSPYPHEPERLSFYHFSPDSRGPSLQALSSSCSDSPLSLSSTSAVNATDPQRCAVNTENDDSSSLSGIALDTPVPYHGYQGGSSKSDLMVELVSRAFHVKRKAGDENVGPQIKRSCLQPLKVPADSSCEKVPPIGAEKQAGDVAVTVVMEREATPNITDQNATAPVYRQEATKASGSRQSNLVVGRSVKTVNQVGLAPFTLPVTGNSVTWGMSPANATLFPGTVNTPPSFGCVRAVPPYLVLSKCAPVSGPTGAVNRLDNGSLVFIRNDVPFFNMLSYVRGGENQVLAAPVPGGLRPPCLPDPASPKSPMEAPQSQSTGPKYPIIILRRVKNNISTVQDTKQPAQNGTAQSGLCRKDEAASTLLVHTANTQADSVQMETAQTDVDLIQADPNPTVFVMEESTEKDIVHNKTAQPHFVQNETSQAELVQTTSDQTVLFQNKTAQMEIVPVQVVGIEEEQTLRPVTGPMESVRTDMLDPAQTVPVQINLVHSNTVQSDIVRTDQTYVVNLSTQVSGITIKEEPPATDILSVTGLMEHIGVIMPDTRPTETVQTDPVHTQIVNVAEIVQNDFFQPETVQTDSAFIETVQTDSAFIETVQTDSDRAETLQNEVVQSNFNKTETVQTDPVLTEPVYAVQTDTVQMEPVHSETVLTGVVQTATLQRDLTLTDCTEIIQTDMSTTNEVSTNDTVNVVSVPSCTQEVELDLINDFCSPIEEEDDNMADFDVSAADSIEETGCQVSVGLNNRFPQVSLLWMPILDAYVGVPPTRFRLLAGIKGKQTVVQVIQTDAPQPESPCSSMSSPGSLRSTHQLRPFLVRRKHCTACRKSGNLTLCVVCGRGFHRECHIPPIYSLSTERWQCMLCRDLSDLALLQDYSETDGELCMSPPDQMRCERLLLALLCRKRSVFLYRPAKLSSRPSHYIDITMIQGRLLRKLVPPYCTPSEFVSDVWLLLHIQLKRVKSVDRLQACFEKELGKTFEGTLHPSLLVNPHQGEAERNAEQEGDKEKVTMRKNPRPLEVERAGKKISRRTQ; from the exons ATGGTATCTCCGAGAGCTGACAGGGGGACAACCTCACCTGTAACCGTGCGACCACTGTGCCCCCTCGATGGTTGTGGTTTGTGTTGTACGGAATTGAAGCCTGACAGAAATCCTCAACTCCTACCATGCCTACATTCTGTGTGTCGGGAGTGTGTTCCCCTAAGTGATTTCAAGACAG AATGTCCGGTCTGTGGAAGGCAATACACTTCTTCCGAAATCATTGACAATCCTTTCCTCCCTAGCTTCCCCACTGATTCAAAACCCTGG TGTGGGGGTTGTGATGAGCCTGTGGTCTGTGGCTGGTGTGTAGAATGTGGCGAACCGCTCTGCTCTGACTGTGTGGCAGCTCACAAGAGGGTGAAGTTAATACGCAACCATAATGTCCTACCCCAATTACCTCCAG GTTTCAGCAGGACAGCGTTGTGTCCCATCCATAAGAGAGAGCAGATGAAGCTTTTCTGTGTGACTTGTGATCAGCTGACTTGCCGTGATTGTCAGCTAACCTTCCACAAGGAGCACAA GTACCAGTTCGCCCAGGATGCTTTACCAGAGCAGAGGAAATGCTTACAGTATCTACTCGAGACTGTGAGGATGCAGAGAGGGACTGTGCAACAGAACCTACAGGACCTGGATGGACG GCTGTCTGACTTGGAGGATCTGCAGGAGAGTGTGAGGACAGAGGTCAAGGATATCCTCAAGGGCATCTGGAGTGTCCTGGTGAAGAGGGCCATGCAGCTTTCAAAGGAAATGCAG GATCACTGTTGGAAGGAGAGTGAGtgtgtcacagagagacaggttcATCTTAGGAAGCTGGGAGAGAGGCAGAAGTATGTGTTGGCCTTCACGGAGAAAGCCCTGAAGAGTGAGGATCACACCTCCCTGCTATCCTGCAAAAGATGGGTAGATAAAAAGTCCAATCTAAGATCAAAG ATCCACTCTGAGCTGCAAGGTGTTCTAGCCAAAAACCCCAGCGCAGTGTCTACAATGAAGGAGCTGAAGCTCCATTGTGGCCAGGACATCCACCAAACCGTTGGATGTTTTG GGGAAATTGTGACTAAGGAGGTCCCGTTTGCTCGGTTAAACCTGAGAAAGACTCTGGTTGGTCCCATTCAAATCAATCCTCCCAAATTTTCTCTGGAACAGCAGAGAAACAGCAGAGCATCCTCAACATTGTCACCTTCATCCCAGGAAACCTCCAGTACGTCAGCGGGAAATGTTCCCCTCTCCCGACGTCAACCAACACTAATGCACTCGCTTTCTTGCCCCCCATCCTCCCCCTATCCCCATGAACCAGAGAGACTGTCATTTTACCACTTTTCCCCTGACTCTCGCGGACCCTCTTTACAGGCACTATCCTCTTCCTGCTCTGACAGCCCTCTGTCCTTGTCCTCTACGTCTGCTGTGAATGCAACAGATCCCCAGCGATGTGCTGTAAACACGGAAAACGATGACAGCTCGTCATTATCAGGGATTGCACTGGACACCCCTGTCCCATATCACGGGTATCAGGGTGGCTCCTCAAAGTCTGACCTGATGGTGGAACTTGTTTCCCGGGCCTTTCATGTCAAAAGGAAAGCGGGGGATGAAAATGTGGGTCCTCAAATTAAACGAAGTTGTTTGCAGCCCTTGAAGGTACCAGCGGACTCCTCCTGTGAGAAGGTTCCCCCTATAGGTGCTGAAAAGCAGGCTGGGGATGTGGCTGTTACcgttgtcatggaaagagaagctACACCCAACATTACGGACCAGAATGCAACGGCTCCAGTGTACAGACAAGAAGCTACTAAGGCTTCAGGCAGCCGTCAATCAAATCTGGTTGTTGGCAGGAGTGTCAAGACGGTCAATCAGGTGGGTTTAGCTCCcttcacactccctgtcactgGAAACTCTGTCACTTGGGGCATGTCACCAGCTAATGCCACTCTTTTTCCTGGCACTGTGAACACTCCCCCCAGCTTTGGATGTGTAAGGGCTGTCCCCCCATACTTGGTTTTGTCTAAATGCGCTCCAGTTTCTGGTCCCACTGGCGCTGTGAACAGGCTTGACAATGGAAGCCTGGTCTTCATTCGTAATGACGTGCCCTTTTTCAACATGTTGAGCTATGTTAGAGGAGGTGAAAACCAAGTGCTAGCTGCTCCTGTCCCAGGAGGACTCCGCCCACCATGTCTGCCAGACCCCGCCTCTCCAAAGAGCCCTATG GAAGCTCCTCAGTCACAGTCCACTGGTCCAAAATATCCAATAATAATTTTACGACGGGTAAAGAATAATATTTCAACAGTCCAGGACACCAAGCAGCCCGCCCAGAATGGCACTGCTCAGTCAGGATTGTGCAGAAAGGATGAAGCCGCCTCCACTCTCCTCGTACACACTGCTAATACCCAGGCAGACTCTGTACAAATGGAAACTGCTCAGACAGACGTTGACCTCATCCAGGCAGACCCAAATCCGACAGTCTTTGTCATGGAAGAATCCACGGAGAAAGACATTGTCCATAATAAAACTGCCCAGCCACACTTTGTCCAGAATGAGACCAGCCAGGCCGAACTTGTCCAGACTACATCTGACCAGACGGTACTTTTCCAGAATAAAACAGCCCAGATGGAAATTGTTCCTGTTCAAGTAGTTGGAATCGAGGAGGAACAAACATTACGGCCAGTTACAGGCCCAATGGAGTCTGTGAGGACAGACATGCTTGACCCTGCCCAAACTGTGCCTGTCCAGATTAACCTTGTGCATTCTAACACTGTCCAAAGCGACATTGTGCGTACTGACCAGACCTATGTTGTCAACTTAAGCACACAAGTATCTGGGATCACGATCAAGGAAGAACCGCCAGCCACAGACATCTTATCAGTTACAGGGCTAATGGAACACATCGGAGTGATCATGCCTGACACACGACCTACTGAAACTGTCCAGACTGACCCTGTCCACACACAAATTGTTAATGTGGCTGAAATTGTGCAAAATGATTTTTTCCAGCCTGAAACGGTGCAGACGGACTCTGCCTTCATTGAAACGGTGCAGACGGACTCTGCCTTCATTGAAACGGTGCAGACGGACTCTGACAGGGCAGAAACCCTGCAGAATGAAGTTGTCCAATCAAACTTCAATAAGACTGAAACCGTGCAGACAGACCCTGTCCTGACTGAACCGGTTTATGCAGTCCAGACAGACACTGTGCAGATGGAACCAGTCCACAGTGAAACTGTCCTCACCGGCGTTGTGCAGACTGCGACTCTGCAGAGGGACCTAACCCTAACTGACTGCACAGAGATTATTCAGACAGACATGTCAACCACCAATGAGGTATCCACAAATGACACTGTCAATGTGGTCAGTGTCCCCAGCTGCACTCAGGAAGTTGAACTTGACCTCATCAATGATTTCTGCTCTCCGATAGAG GAGGAAGATGACAATATGGCTGATTTTGATGTCAGTGCTGCTGACAGTATTGAAGAGACTGGGTGCCAGGTGTCTGTTGGGCTTAATAACAG ATTTCCGCAGGTGTCTTTGCTTTGGATGCCCATCCTTGACGCCTATGTTGGCGTCCCGCCAACCCGCTTCCGCCTCCTCGCAGGGATCAAAGGGAAGCAAACTGTCGTTCAGGTGATCCAGACGGACGCGCCG CAACCAGAGTCTCCTTGCTCCTCCATGTCGAGCCCAGGCAGTCTGAGGAGCACCCACCAGCTACGCCCCTTCCTGGTCAGGAGGAAACACTGCACAGCATGTAGGAAGTCAGGGAATCTCACCCTGTGTGTCGTGTGTGGACGGGGCTTCCACAGGGAGTGTCACATTCCACCCATCTATTCCTTATCGAC TGAGCGCTGGCAGTGTATGCTGTGCCGGGACCTCTCTGATCTGGCGTTGCTGCAGGACTACAGTGAGACCGACGGGGAACTGTGTATGAGCCCTCCTGACCAAATG AGATGTGAGCGCTTACTACTCGCCCTTTTATGCAGAAAGCGCAGCGTTTTCCTCTACAGACCAGCCAAG CTCTCTTCCCGGCCTTCTCACTACATTGACATCACCATGATTCAGGGACGGTTGCTACGGAAACTGGTCCCCCCTTACTGCACCCCGTCGGAATTTGTGTCCGATGTCTGGCTTCTcctccacatacagttgaagcgCGTGAAG TCAGTGGACCGACTTCAGGCATGTTTTGAGAAGGAGCTGGGCAAAACGTTTGAGGGGACCCTGCACCCTTCGCTGCTCGTCAATCCCCACCAAGGGGAGGCGGAGAGGAATGCGGAACAGGAGGGGGACAAGGAGAAAGTGACCATGAGGAAGAATCCGAGACCTCTCGAGGTAGAGCGTGCAGGCAAAAAGATTTCACGCAGGACTCAATGA